ACTGGAAGTCCGTCTACAAGGCGAACAAGTCGGTCATCGGCGGCAACCCGAACCTGATCATCCCCGGTCAGCAGCTCACCGTCTGAGCCGCTTTCTCACCGGGGCACCGGCGGGCTCGAGCGGCGGGCCCCCTTCCTCCGTGAGACCGCCCCGCCACGGCGCGCCCTTCCCCCCCGGCGCGTCGTGGCGGGGCTTCTCGCATCCCGGGCCACGGGCCCGAGGCGCCCCGGCCGGCGGCAGGCCGCTGACCGGCGCTGTTCAGCAACTTTTCCCGTTCAGTGAACAATGTGCCCAAACGTCCCGTGAACTGGGCCTTTGGGCCTGTTTTCGTCCCACGGAGCGGGCCAAGGGCAGGCGGACGCGCCCGGGGCCGTTAGGCTCATGCGCAGAACGCCAGACACCCACGAAGGAGACAACGTGCCGTCGATCGACGTCGTCGTAGCCCGCGAAATTCTCGACTCGCGAGGTAATCCCACGGTCGAGGTCGAGGTCGGCCTCGACGACGGCAGCACCGGCCGTGCCGCCGTCCCGTCCGGCGCCTCCACCGGCGCCTTCGAGGCCATCGAGCTCCGCGACGGCGACCCGAACCGCTACCTGGGCAAGGGTGTGGAGAAGGCCGTCCTGGCCGTCATCGAGCAGATCGGCCCGGAGCTCGTCGGCTACGACGCGACCGAGCAGCGGCTGATCGACCAGGCCATGTTCGACCTGGACGCCACCGACAACAAGGGCTCGCTCGGCGCCAACGCCATCCTCGGCGTCTCCCTCGCCGTGGCGCACGCCGCCTCCGAGGCCAGCGACCTCCCGCTGTTCCGCTACCTCGGCGGCCCGAACGCGCACGTGCTGCCCGTCCCGATGATGAACATCCTGAACGGCGGCTCGCACGCCGACTCCAACGTGGACATCCAGGAGTTCATGATCGCCCCGATCGGCGCGGAGTCCTTCTCCGAGGCGCTGCGCTGGGGCGCCGAGGTCTACCACACCCTCAAGAAGGTCCTGAAGGAGCGCGGCCTGTCCACCGGTCTCGGTGACGAGGGTGGCTTCGCCCCGAACCTGGGTTCCAACCGTGAGGCCCTCGACCTCATCCTGGAGGCCATCAAGCAGGCCGGTTACGCCCCCGGCCAGGACATCGCGCTCGCGCTGGACGTCGCCGCCTCCGAGTTCTACAAGGACGGCAAGTACCAGTTCGAGGGCAAGGACCGCTCGGCCGCCGAGATGACCGAGTACTACGAGGAGCTCGTGGCGGCCTACCCGCTCGTCTCCATCGAGGACCCGCTGTTCGAGGACGACTGGGCCGGCTGGAAGGTCATCACCGACAAGCTCGGCGCCAAGGTCCAGCTCGTCGGCGACGACCTGTTCGTCACCAACCCCGAGCGCCTCGCCCGCGGCATCGAGGAGGGCTCCGCCAACGCGCTGCTGGTGAAGGTCAACCAGATCGGCTCGCTGACCGAGACCCTGGACGCCGTCGAGCTGGCCCAGCGCAACGGCTTCAAGTGCATGATGTCGCACCGCTCCGGTGAGACCGAGGACGTCACCATCGCCGACCTCGCCGTCGCCACCAACTGCGGCCAGATCAAGACCGGCGCCCCGGCCCGCTCCGAGCGCGTCGCCAAGTACAACCAGCTGCTGCGCATCGAGGAGATCCTCGACGACGCCGCGGTCTACGCCGGCCGCTCCGCCTTCCCGCGCTTCCGCCACAGCAGCTGACGAAGGCGGCCCGCTGCCGGGCCGGACAAGGCAGCAGGGGCTGAACGGGCGAGGCAATCGCCCGGCACCCCGTACGTCCCCGGCGACGGTCCCGTACCGTTGCCGGGGACGTACCTGCTTGAAGCAGTCAGGCGTCCGTCAGTGAAGGGGAGACGACGTGCCCGCGGACCGGTTCTCGACCGCGACCCGACTCAAGGCGCTCGGCGAGCAGGCCGCCGCCCGCGTCTACCGCGCCCGCCCGCCCCGCCGCAACCGCCTCACCGGCCGTGCCGCACTGCTGGCCCTGGTGATGTGCTCCCTGGTCGTCGCCCTCGCGTATCCCATAAGGCAGTACGTCTCCCAGCGCTCGGACATCGCCGACCAGCGCCGCAAGGCCCAGGAGGCCGGTGCCGCCCTGGACCGGCTGCGCGAGCAGAAGGCCCGCTGGCAGGACCCGGCGTTCGTACGCCAGCAGGCCCGCCGGCATCTGCACTACGTGATGCCGGGCGAGGCCGGATACATCGTCCCGGACGGCTCCGGCACCGGCTCCGCGCCCAAGGGGGCGCAAGCGGCGCAGCGTCCCTGGTACGAGAATCTGTGGGACGCCGTCGACGCGGCCGACAAGCGGTAGCGCCGGCCCGTACCGCCGGCGGACGCCGACCCGTACTGTCGACAGCGTGCGGCCCGCCGCGCCGCACCGCCCCTCCACACCACTCACCTCACCGAAAGCGCACATGGACACCCCCCCGCCCCAGA
This genomic stretch from Streptomyces nigrescens harbors:
- a CDS encoding FtsB family cell division protein — its product is MPADRFSTATRLKALGEQAAARVYRARPPRRNRLTGRAALLALVMCSLVVALAYPIRQYVSQRSDIADQRRKAQEAGAALDRLREQKARWQDPAFVRQQARRHLHYVMPGEAGYIVPDGSGTGSAPKGAQAAQRPWYENLWDAVDAADKR
- the eno gene encoding phosphopyruvate hydratase, which produces MRRTPDTHEGDNVPSIDVVVAREILDSRGNPTVEVEVGLDDGSTGRAAVPSGASTGAFEAIELRDGDPNRYLGKGVEKAVLAVIEQIGPELVGYDATEQRLIDQAMFDLDATDNKGSLGANAILGVSLAVAHAASEASDLPLFRYLGGPNAHVLPVPMMNILNGGSHADSNVDIQEFMIAPIGAESFSEALRWGAEVYHTLKKVLKERGLSTGLGDEGGFAPNLGSNREALDLILEAIKQAGYAPGQDIALALDVAASEFYKDGKYQFEGKDRSAAEMTEYYEELVAAYPLVSIEDPLFEDDWAGWKVITDKLGAKVQLVGDDLFVTNPERLARGIEEGSANALLVKVNQIGSLTETLDAVELAQRNGFKCMMSHRSGETEDVTIADLAVATNCGQIKTGAPARSERVAKYNQLLRIEEILDDAAVYAGRSAFPRFRHSS